A stretch of Paraburkholderia phenazinium DNA encodes these proteins:
- a CDS encoding porin has product MKKLRVFVSGAVSACVFNAAYAQSSVTLYGVIDNGVEYQNPGSAPATIRAISGGLFASRYGLKGSEDIGGGLHVNFQLEQGFSGATGAASNAADAFNRQAWVGLSGSFGEARFGLQNTPQYIFMNPELDPMAVMSIGSPMNNFNSLTIRVNNAISYFTPTVYGLTAQFMVAMRDQTTRPSDGLQFYNAAVRYVNGPFRAAAGYEQAANATGTSILKVFNAGASLGVGAARFYLAYHTERQTDDSEKRDVYEASSSYSFSSADQLSLMYGYAHDRTGQGNNAQQVGLTYEYFLSKATTLYAATGFIQNRNEADFTLNGTSYAGVTVAPGSNTRGVTLGMVHSF; this is encoded by the coding sequence ATGAAAAAGCTGAGAGTTTTTGTGTCTGGCGCGGTATCGGCATGTGTTTTCAATGCCGCATACGCCCAGTCGTCAGTCACGCTCTACGGCGTGATCGATAACGGTGTGGAATATCAGAACCCAGGCTCTGCCCCTGCGACGATCCGCGCCATATCCGGCGGGCTGTTTGCAAGCCGATACGGCTTGAAGGGCAGCGAGGACATCGGCGGCGGTCTTCACGTCAACTTTCAGTTGGAGCAAGGCTTCTCGGGCGCGACCGGCGCGGCGTCGAACGCCGCGGATGCCTTTAATCGTCAGGCTTGGGTGGGCCTGTCCGGGAGCTTTGGTGAGGCGCGCTTTGGGTTGCAAAATACGCCCCAATACATATTCATGAACCCCGAACTCGACCCTATGGCAGTGATGAGCATCGGGTCCCCAATGAACAATTTCAACAGCCTGACCATCCGGGTCAATAACGCGATTTCCTATTTCACCCCCACGGTATACGGCCTCACCGCGCAATTTATGGTCGCGATGCGCGATCAAACGACCAGACCGAGTGACGGATTGCAGTTCTACAACGCGGCAGTCCGCTATGTAAACGGGCCGTTTCGCGCGGCGGCCGGCTATGAGCAGGCGGCCAATGCAACCGGGACGTCTATCCTGAAGGTGTTTAACGCAGGGGCTTCGCTCGGCGTGGGCGCTGCCCGGTTTTATCTGGCCTACCACACGGAGCGCCAGACCGACGACAGCGAGAAGCGTGACGTCTATGAGGCATCGAGTTCGTACTCGTTCAGTAGCGCTGACCAGCTGTCGCTGATGTACGGCTATGCGCATGACAGAACAGGGCAGGGGAACAACGCGCAGCAGGTTGGTTTGACCTATGAGTACTTCCTGTCGAAGGCCACCACCCTCTACGCGGCCACCGGTTTCATTCAGAACCGAAACGAAGCGGACTTTACCCTCAACGGTACTTCGTATGCAGGCGTCACTGTCGCGCCGGGTTCCAACACGCGCGGCGTAACGCTTGGAATGGTGCATTCGTTCTGA
- a CDS encoding helix-turn-helix domain-containing protein — translation MTYSTVAKYPPKSVPKAKQTTVPKVRLYVERPEKENWFVHVGHVTDRGRWKTEPHAHPAYGQVIFVRSGRGVMNLEGSSVPFEGPCALLLPTECVHGLDYEIDVDRWVVTIEVAYLTQVNAKLQEFISLWAAPRMIPLSYSAEAGIEFCNLIKSLKHEVESDAVGHVVGTEALLTSLLLMLVRETRLEETGNESATRNDVRQVDRFRKLIDEHFRENLQLQDYASMMAVSLVQLRAACASATEQSPTKMIHARIITEAKRNLIFGDMSVEQIAFGLGFADAAYFTRFFRREVGQAPSQFRVAARQQPHRKVVSQ, via the coding sequence ATGACATACAGTACCGTGGCAAAGTACCCGCCCAAATCTGTCCCCAAAGCGAAGCAGACAACCGTTCCGAAAGTCCGCCTGTACGTTGAGCGCCCTGAAAAAGAGAACTGGTTTGTTCACGTTGGACATGTCACCGACAGGGGCCGCTGGAAAACGGAGCCCCACGCGCATCCCGCTTATGGTCAGGTGATATTCGTTCGTAGCGGCCGCGGCGTCATGAATCTCGAGGGAAGCAGCGTGCCGTTCGAGGGCCCATGTGCCTTGCTATTGCCTACTGAATGCGTTCACGGTCTCGACTATGAAATCGATGTGGACAGATGGGTCGTGACAATCGAGGTGGCATATCTGACCCAGGTTAACGCCAAACTTCAGGAGTTCATCTCGCTCTGGGCGGCGCCCCGGATGATCCCGCTCTCCTATTCGGCCGAGGCGGGAATCGAGTTCTGCAACCTGATCAAGAGCCTCAAGCACGAGGTCGAGTCGGACGCGGTTGGTCATGTGGTGGGCACAGAAGCATTGCTGACGAGTCTTCTGCTCATGCTGGTACGCGAAACACGCCTGGAAGAAACCGGCAACGAAAGTGCAACACGCAACGATGTCCGCCAGGTCGACCGGTTCCGCAAACTGATTGACGAACATTTCCGCGAGAACCTGCAACTGCAAGACTACGCATCAATGATGGCCGTGTCCCTAGTGCAATTGCGTGCAGCATGTGCCTCCGCTACTGAGCAAAGTCCTACGAAAATGATCCACGCGCGCATTATTACCGAGGCAAAGCGTAACCTCATTTTCGGAGACATGTCGGTGGAGCAGATCGCCTTTGGGCTTGGCTTCGCGGACGCCGCGTACTTTACGCGTTTCTTCCGGCGGGAAGTCGGACAAGCGCCGAGCCAGTTTCGCGTCGCTGCCCGGCAGCAGCCTCATCGCAAGGTCGTTTCGCAGTAA